The following proteins come from a genomic window of Triticum aestivum cultivar Chinese Spring chromosome 6A, IWGSC CS RefSeq v2.1, whole genome shotgun sequence:
- the LOC123128441 gene encoding cyclin-D3-1, which produces MVPSGYDCAASVLLCAEDNAAILGLDDDEDDCSWAAAAAGAGATTPPRVAADAAAAAEGFLVDHPVQSDECVAALVATEKEHMPADGYPQMLQRRAGALDLAAVRRDAVDWIWKVIEHFNFAPLTAVLSVNYLDRFFSVYPLPEGKAWVTQLLAVACLSLASKMEETYVPLPVDLQVVEATSAFEGRTIKRMELLVLSTLKWRMQAVTACSFIDYFLRKFNDHDAPSMLAFSRSTDLILSTAKGADFLVFRPSEIAASVALAAFGERNTSVVERATTTCKYINKERVLRCYELIQDKIAMGTIVLKSAGSSMFSVPQSPIGVLDAAACLSQQSDDTAVGSPATCYQASSASKRRRIGR; this is translated from the exons ggcggcggcggcgggggcgggggccacCACCCCGCCGCGCGTCGCCGCCGATGCCGCCGCCGCGGCGGAGGGGTTCCTGGTGGACCACCCCGTGCAGTCCGACGAGTGCGTGGCGGCGCTCGTCGCGACGGAGAAGGAGCACATGCCCGCGGACGGGTACCCCCAGATGCTGCAGCGCCGGGCCGGGGCCCTGGATTTGGCCGCCGTCAGGAGGGACGCCGTAGATTGGATTTGGAAG GTCATTGAGCATTTCAATTTCGCGCCGTTGACTGCGGTCCTGTCTGTCAACTACCTTGATAGGTTCTTCTCCGTCTATCCCCTTCCT GAAGGCAAAGCTTGGGTCACACAGCTCTTGGCAGTGGCTTGCCTGTCCCTCGCTTCGAAGATGGAGGAGACCTATGTGCCGCTCCCTGTCGACCTGCAG GTGGTTGAGGCAACTTCTGCGTTTGAGGGAAGGACCATAAAAAGGATGGAGCTTTTGGTGCTCAGCACCTTAAAATGGAGGATGCAAGCTGTTACTGCTTGCTCATTTATTGACTACTTCCTGCGCAAATTCAATGATCATGACGCACCCTCCATGCTCGCATTCTCCCGCTCGACCGACCTCATCCTGAGCACCGCTAAAG GAGCTGATTTTTTGGTGTTCAGACCTTCAGAGATTGCTGCAAGTGTTGCACTTGCCGCATTTGGGGAGCGCAATACTTCAGTAGTCGAGCGGGCTACAACTACCTGCAAGTACATAAACAAG GAGCGAGTGTTAAGATGCTACGAACTGATTCAAGACAAGATAGCAATGGGAACCATTGTCCTAAAGTCAGCTGGATCATCAATGTTCTCTGTGCCGCAAAGCCCGATAGGCGTGTTGGATGCTGCTGCATGTCTCAGCCAACAGAGTGATGATACTGCTGTTGGATCTCCAGCAACATGCTACCAAGCCTCTTCGGCAAGCAAAAGGAGGAGAATTGGCAGATGA